The following are encoded in a window of Anopheles gambiae chromosome X, idAnoGambNW_F1_1, whole genome shotgun sequence genomic DNA:
- the LOC133392152 gene encoding uncharacterized protein LOC133392152: protein MAVGYNAREDEEAAVPKSSPSSTIHGSSNNNQPQPLHGATAPTGLSVNEQNDVQLVIATLQARHLMHRIISNLLDHALLYGGSANPDHPRPCPDCVLLVLLCDYYI from the exons ATGGCGGTCGGATATAATGCCAGAGAGGACGAGGAGGCTGCCGTTCCGAAGTCGTCCCCATCCTCAACCATTCATggtagcagcaacaacaatcaacCGCAGCCTCTGCACGGTGCCACCGCACCGACCGGTCTGTCGGTGAACGAACAGAACGACGTACAGCTGGTGATCGCGACACTGCAGGCCAGACATTTGATGCACCGGATCATCTCCAATCTGTTAGATCATG CGCTGCTGTACGGCGGCTCGGCCAATCCCGATCATCCTAGACCGTGCCCGGActgtgtgctgctggtgctcctGTGCGATTACTACATTTAA